Proteins co-encoded in one Methylobacterium sp. WL1 genomic window:
- a CDS encoding response regulator transcription factor, with the protein MSAAPGFAQHAARPTARPRDLLIVDDHPIVLQGFRLLAEEAGIARVHEARDIVAAYRTFHRHRPAVVVTDLSFRDDGLSGLSLIRRIRALEPGARILALSMHRDPVIVARVLECGALGFVLKDTPAASFLDALEAVANGRSYLPHDIAIEIAMLNAGARELPLANLTSREMQILVLIGKGKSYDEIAEILTLNYRSVVNATAALRCKLGVGSMAELMRIAASQARTLP; encoded by the coding sequence ATGAGCGCCGCGCCGGGATTCGCTCAACACGCGGCGCGGCCCACCGCCCGGCCGCGCGATCTCCTGATCGTCGACGATCACCCGATCGTCCTCCAGGGCTTCCGGCTCCTGGCCGAGGAAGCCGGGATCGCGCGCGTTCACGAGGCCCGGGACATCGTGGCCGCCTACCGCACGTTCCACCGCCACCGGCCGGCCGTGGTGGTGACCGACCTGAGCTTTCGGGACGACGGGCTGTCCGGCCTGTCGCTGATCCGCCGGATCCGCGCGCTGGAGCCGGGTGCGCGCATCCTCGCGCTCAGCATGCACCGGGACCCGGTCATCGTGGCGCGGGTCCTGGAATGTGGGGCGCTGGGATTCGTCCTGAAGGATACGCCGGCCGCCTCCTTCCTCGATGCGCTGGAGGCGGTCGCCAACGGCCGCTCCTACCTGCCCCACGACATCGCCATCGAGATCGCGATGCTGAATGCCGGTGCGCGCGAGCTGCCGCTGGCGAACCTGACCAGCCGGGAGATGCAGATCCTGGTGCTAATCGGGAAGGGCAAGTCGTACGACGAGATCGCCGAGATCCTGACGCTCAACTACCGCAGCGTCGTGAACGCGACCGCGGCGCTGCGGTGCAAGCTCGGCGTCGGCAGCATGGCCGAGCTCATGCGGATCGCCGCGTCGCAGGCTCGGACCCTGCCCTGA
- a CDS encoding vWA domain-containing protein — translation MPPRPGGGGFRFALAAAPADAPSRWIARLRGRRHAAIASLVVAVAGPYGAGAPVTRIGIGAQISMLIDRSGSMNETFAGRQPSGAEESKAAASRRLLADFVGARAHDLFAVTAFSTAPMLVMPMTDRHAAVRAAIAAIDRPGLDYTNVARGLAMALSQFAPDSSGSRVLLFISDGAAVIDPRVQDALRAAFTKLHPNLYWLFLRTKGSPSINDRPAGEDTPQAAPERHLDLFFRSLGVPYRAFEAEGAPTVAAAIAQIAALERNLIPYIEPRPRRDLTGIAYAIAGLGLLVLVLAALAEADLLAARSQAHTRASPEQRADLDLRRAA, via the coding sequence GTGCCGCCTCGCCCGGGCGGCGGCGGGTTCCGTTTCGCGCTCGCGGCGGCGCCCGCCGATGCGCCGTCCCGCTGGATCGCCCGGCTGCGTGGGCGCCGGCATGCCGCCATCGCGAGCCTGGTCGTGGCGGTCGCCGGTCCCTATGGCGCCGGCGCGCCGGTGACCCGCATCGGCATCGGCGCCCAGATCTCGATGCTGATCGACCGCTCCGGCAGCATGAACGAGACCTTCGCGGGGCGGCAGCCCTCGGGCGCGGAGGAGTCGAAGGCCGCCGCGTCCCGGCGCCTGCTGGCGGATTTCGTCGGCGCCCGGGCGCACGACCTGTTCGCCGTCACGGCCTTCTCGACCGCGCCGATGCTGGTGATGCCGATGACCGACCGGCACGCCGCCGTCCGTGCCGCCATCGCGGCGATCGACCGGCCCGGCCTCGACTACACCAACGTCGCCCGCGGCCTCGCCATGGCGCTGTCGCAATTCGCTCCGGACAGCAGCGGCTCCCGCGTCCTGCTGTTCATCTCCGACGGCGCCGCGGTGATCGATCCGCGGGTGCAGGACGCCCTGCGGGCCGCCTTCACCAAGCTGCACCCGAACCTGTACTGGCTGTTCCTGCGCACCAAGGGATCTCCGTCGATCAACGACCGCCCCGCCGGGGAGGATACCCCCCAGGCCGCCCCGGAGCGCCATCTCGACCTGTTCTTCAGGAGCCTCGGCGTGCCCTACCGTGCCTTCGAGGCCGAGGGCGCCCCGACTGTCGCCGCCGCCATCGCGCAGATCGCCGCCCTGGAACGGAACCTGATCCCCTACATCGAGCCCCGGCCCCGTCGCGATCTGACCGGGATCGCCTACGCGATCGCGGGGCTCGGGCTCCTCGTGCTGGTTCTGGCGGCCCTCGCCGAGGCAGACCTCCTCGCCGCACGCTCCCAGGCCCACACCCGTGCCTCGCCGGAGCAGCGGGCGGATCTGGATCTGAGGAGGGCGGCGTGA
- a CDS encoding nonribosomal peptide synthetase MxaA, with protein MILACCALLLLLRAGAAGAQVRSVEVRVPRAFGYFLGDLVRAQADIAVDPGFTLQRASLPAPGALTYWLDLRDITVEESPGRVRLHLTYQNFYAALDARQIAIPGFSVSLESAAAGGTTSAKAEIPAWSLGVSPLREVQPEKHDDPAEYLRPDGRVPRLDPLPDLWAALAALGAAVLALAALGYDRGWFARPGRPFAKAARGLRRLGREGADGYREALRLVHRGLDETDGRRVLADDLPAFLDRHPAFRREEPALARFFDASRRAFFGRELEAARARLPWAEVEAGLRRLAAAEREA; from the coding sequence GTGATCTTGGCCTGCTGCGCACTGCTCCTCCTGCTTCGGGCCGGCGCCGCTGGGGCGCAGGTGCGCTCCGTCGAGGTGCGGGTGCCCCGCGCCTTCGGGTATTTCCTGGGCGACCTCGTCCGGGCTCAGGCCGACATCGCGGTCGATCCCGGCTTCACGCTGCAGCGCGCCTCCCTGCCGGCGCCGGGAGCCCTGACCTATTGGCTGGACCTGCGCGACATCACTGTCGAGGAGAGCCCCGGCCGGGTCCGGCTGCATCTCACCTACCAGAATTTCTATGCGGCGCTGGATGCCCGCCAGATCGCGATCCCGGGTTTTTCCGTCTCCCTGGAGAGCGCGGCCGCGGGCGGTACGACCTCCGCCAAGGCCGAGATCCCCGCCTGGTCGCTCGGGGTCTCGCCCCTGCGGGAGGTCCAGCCGGAGAAGCACGACGACCCGGCCGAGTATCTGCGGCCGGACGGGCGCGTCCCCCGGCTGGATCCGCTTCCGGACCTGTGGGCCGCCCTCGCGGCCCTCGGGGCAGCCGTGCTGGCGCTCGCCGCGCTCGGGTACGATCGGGGCTGGTTCGCCCGGCCCGGACGTCCCTTCGCAAAGGCCGCCCGCGGGTTGCGCCGGTTGGGCCGCGAGGGCGCGGACGGTTATCGCGAGGCCCTGCGCCTGGTCCATCGCGGCCTCGACGAGACCGACGGACGCCGGGTCCTGGCCGACGATCTCCCGGCCTTCCTCGACCGGCATCCGGCCTTCCGCCGGGAGGAGCCCGCGCTGGCCCGGTTCTTCGACGCCTCCCGCCGGGCCTTCTTCGGCCGCGAACTCGAGGCGGCCCGGGCGCGCCTGCCCTGGGCCGAGGTCGAGGCCGGCCTGCGCCGGCTCGCCGCCGCCGAGCGGGAGGCCTGA
- a CDS encoding MxaK protein: MRPTGTAQRLWGRIRPRLLVSLPVLLGLAALGFGGSAWLADAANRSIAALDAGRDLDPGTGAPAPVLVARIGYLAGHGRLAETEPLVAALDRMGASDAASRARYRVANARMREAFTLLTRGAIDKAGPQVTLARQVYRRALRDRPDFWDAKFNLDVASRLIRDFPEFDRASGDELRAEPKQIWTDIPGQPRGGP; the protein is encoded by the coding sequence ATGCGCCCGACCGGGACGGCGCAGCGGCTCTGGGGCCGGATCCGGCCGCGGCTCCTCGTGAGCCTGCCGGTGCTGCTCGGCCTCGCGGCGCTGGGCTTCGGCGGGTCCGCCTGGCTGGCGGATGCCGCCAACCGGAGCATCGCCGCCCTCGATGCCGGCAGGGATCTCGACCCCGGGACCGGGGCGCCGGCGCCGGTCCTGGTGGCGCGGATCGGCTACCTCGCGGGGCACGGGCGCCTGGCGGAAACCGAGCCGCTGGTCGCAGCGCTCGACCGGATGGGCGCGTCCGACGCGGCGTCCCGCGCGCGATACCGGGTCGCCAACGCCCGGATGCGGGAGGCTTTCACGCTCCTGACCCGCGGCGCCATCGACAAGGCCGGCCCGCAGGTGACCCTGGCCCGCCAGGTTTACCGGCGGGCGCTGCGCGACCGGCCGGACTTCTGGGACGCGAAGTTCAACCTCGACGTCGCCTCCCGGCTGATCCGCGACTTCCCGGAATTCGACCGTGCCAGCGGCGACGAGCTGCGCGCCGAGCCGAAACAGATCTGGACCGACATCCCGGGGCAGCCGAGGGGCGGGCCATGA
- a CDS encoding adenylosuccinate synthase, with protein sequence MAFKPKSAAETKAKDLALALARIAEGDGTPAHIGVDQLRRASPRLTPLAIGQMVRKERAIVEETLAERGLALVDYADQGPGRGMEFVIDAAG encoded by the coding sequence ATGGCGTTCAAGCCGAAATCTGCCGCGGAGACCAAGGCGAAGGATCTGGCCCTCGCGCTCGCACGGATTGCCGAGGGCGATGGCACGCCCGCGCATATCGGAGTCGACCAGTTGCGGCGGGCGAGCCCGCGCCTGACCCCGCTGGCGATCGGCCAGATGGTCCGCAAGGAACGCGCGATCGTCGAGGAGACGCTCGCCGAGCGCGGCCTGGCCCTGGTCGACTATGCCGATCAGGGGCCGGGTCGCGGGATGGAATTCGTCATCGACGCGGCGGGATGA
- a CDS encoding DUF3016 domain-containing protein, with product MSKHGTGKVGLVLAGMLSTAGSALLAAGPAAAEVQVRYAAPERFTDAENRFASGQPLRVTLAELTRILVDLGNTRLRPDERLDITVLDVDLAGFDRSGFASPSGVRVVTDATPPRIRLAYVLRRGGRIVAQGEDTVTDINFLLTSNPRFSTGGLYYERQLLRNWFARRFPTGPERG from the coding sequence ATGAGCAAGCACGGTACAGGCAAGGTCGGCCTCGTCCTTGCCGGGATGCTCTCGACGGCCGGGTCGGCCCTGCTGGCGGCCGGACCGGCCGCCGCCGAGGTGCAGGTCCGCTACGCTGCGCCTGAACGCTTCACCGACGCCGAGAACCGTTTCGCCTCCGGCCAGCCGCTCCGGGTAACCCTGGCGGAGTTGACCCGGATCCTGGTGGATCTCGGCAACACGCGGCTCCGGCCGGACGAACGCCTCGACATCACCGTCCTCGACGTCGATCTGGCCGGGTTCGACCGGTCCGGCTTCGCCTCGCCGAGCGGCGTTCGCGTCGTCACCGACGCCACGCCGCCGCGCATCCGCCTCGCCTACGTGCTGCGCCGCGGCGGTCGCATCGTCGCGCAGGGGGAGGATACGGTCACGGACATCAACTTCCTGCTGACCTCCAATCCGCGCTTCTCCACCGGCGGGCTGTATTATGAGCGCCAGCTCCTGCGGAACTGGTTCGCGCGCCGCTTCCCCACGGGGCCCGAGCGCGGTTGA
- a CDS encoding SRPBCC family protein, with amino-acid sequence MRRVLATLAILFAAGTASAHGPTPQKVDQTITIRATPDAVWKVVGPFGGIGAWHPDVAKVEATGGDGSGGIRTVTLKRGGTLVEGLDEWKGAERTYSYRMSDPDLDALPVSSYSATVTVTPEGDGAKVEWMGRFYRGDTGNEPPENLSDAAGKEAMNRYFAEGLKGLKAKLESGPQR; translated from the coding sequence ATGCGTCGCGTCCTCGCCACCCTCGCCATCCTGTTCGCCGCCGGCACGGCCTCGGCCCACGGCCCGACCCCCCAAAAGGTCGATCAGACCATCACGATCCGGGCGACGCCGGACGCGGTCTGGAAGGTGGTCGGGCCGTTCGGCGGCATCGGCGCCTGGCATCCGGACGTGGCCAAGGTCGAGGCCACCGGGGGCGACGGTTCGGGCGGCATCCGCACGGTCACGCTGAAGCGCGGCGGCACCCTGGTCGAGGGCCTCGACGAGTGGAAGGGGGCCGAGCGCACCTATTCCTACCGCATGTCCGACCCCGATCTCGACGCGCTGCCGGTCTCGTCCTACTCGGCGACCGTGACGGTGACGCCGGAAGGCGATGGCGCCAAGGTCGAGTGGATGGGCCGGTTCTACCGGGGCGATACCGGCAACGAGCCGCCCGAGAATCTGAGCGATGCCGCCGGCAAGGAGGCGATGAACCGCTACTTTGCCGAGGGGCTCAAGGGCCTGAAGGCGAAGCTGGAGAGCGGGCCGCAGCGATGA
- a CDS encoding YncE family protein, which produces MRPVRRLILLAGLSLAAGPAAADSVWVASQQGARVTRVAGPDSAQQVAPVATAVAPSPAAVAAGPGGQLYLSHPDGKAVTVIAPDGVMRQWPVSGQAFGLAADPDGRSLYVGDWSGNRVLRLSAQTGAVEAEVAVGHDPAGLTVGGAGRLYVAEREGRSVGVVETAGMTQIAGIPVGDGPFALAYDPVRDRLYVANVRSNDLSVIDAATLKPVATIPVGASPYGVAVSPDGRRVVVTNQHAGTVSIVDADVLAAVATIPVGRYPEGVAILGGRAYVANWFSDDVSVVDLAALKETDRIPVAEGPRTVVAQRQGPVAAEAGR; this is translated from the coding sequence ATGAGGCCGGTGCGGCGCCTGATCCTGCTCGCGGGCCTGTCGCTCGCCGCCGGGCCGGCGGCGGCGGACTCGGTCTGGGTCGCGAGCCAGCAGGGCGCCCGCGTCACCCGGGTCGCGGGTCCGGACAGTGCACAACAGGTCGCCCCGGTGGCAACCGCGGTGGCGCCGTCGCCCGCCGCGGTCGCGGCCGGTCCCGGAGGGCAGCTCTATCTCAGCCATCCTGACGGCAAGGCTGTCACGGTGATCGCGCCGGATGGGGTGATGCGGCAATGGCCGGTCTCCGGCCAGGCCTTCGGACTCGCGGCGGACCCGGACGGGCGCAGCCTCTATGTCGGCGACTGGTCCGGCAACCGGGTGCTGCGCCTCTCGGCGCAGACCGGCGCGGTCGAGGCGGAGGTGGCGGTCGGGCACGATCCGGCCGGGCTCACCGTCGGTGGCGCAGGTCGGCTCTACGTGGCCGAGCGCGAGGGCCGGAGCGTCGGCGTGGTCGAGACCGCCGGGATGACCCAGATCGCCGGCATCCCGGTCGGCGACGGGCCCTTCGCCCTGGCCTACGACCCGGTCCGCGACCGGCTCTACGTCGCCAACGTGCGCAGCAACGACCTCAGCGTCATCGACGCCGCAACGCTCAAGCCCGTCGCCACGATACCGGTCGGGGCGAGCCCTTACGGCGTCGCCGTCAGCCCGGACGGGCGCCGGGTGGTCGTCACCAACCAGCATGCCGGCACCGTCTCGATCGTCGATGCCGACGTGCTGGCGGCGGTCGCCACGATTCCGGTGGGCCGCTATCCCGAAGGTGTGGCGATCCTCGGTGGACGCGCCTACGTGGCGAACTGGTTCTCCGACGACGTCTCCGTGGTGGACCTCGCGGCGCTGAAGGAGACCGACCGGATCCCGGTGGCCGAGGGGCCGCGCACCGTGGTGGCGCAGCGTCAGGGGCCTGTCGCCGCAGAGGCCGGCCGGTGA
- a CDS encoding MoxR family ATPase, producing the protein MNTLHPGDATLTDWRASAARFEAEVAKAVVGQARVIRLVTTAIFARGHVMLEGDVGVGKTTLLRAVARALGGAYERVEGTVDMMPTDLIYHTYLAEDGRPRVEPGPVLRQAEDLAVFFFNEINRARPQVHALLLRIMAERSVSAFAREYRFPNLQVFADRNRVEREETFELPAAARDRFLMEIGMDAPRDAEARRALVFDPRFHDTDRLIGTVAEGVLDQARLGAIASAIQVAIQASPEIETYVVGLWDALVRPAEAGIRLSGIDMTRLVQGGASPRGLAFLVRAARVRAWLEGRDWLVPEDVRAVFPEVMAHRIFLEPVHEMRRAEIVPELCRAVFETVPAP; encoded by the coding sequence ATGAACACGCTCCATCCCGGCGACGCGACGCTGACCGACTGGCGGGCTTCGGCCGCCCGCTTCGAGGCGGAGGTCGCCAAGGCGGTGGTCGGCCAGGCGCGGGTCATCCGCCTCGTCACCACGGCGATCTTCGCCCGCGGCCACGTCATGCTGGAGGGCGATGTCGGCGTCGGCAAGACCACCCTGCTGCGGGCGGTGGCCCGGGCCCTCGGCGGCGCCTACGAGCGCGTCGAGGGCACGGTCGACATGATGCCGACCGACCTGATCTACCACACCTACCTTGCCGAAGACGGCCGTCCGCGGGTCGAGCCGGGGCCGGTCCTGCGGCAGGCCGAAGACCTGGCGGTGTTCTTCTTCAACGAGATCAACCGGGCGCGCCCGCAGGTCCATGCGCTGCTCCTGCGCATCATGGCGGAGCGCAGCGTCTCGGCCTTCGCCCGGGAGTACCGGTTCCCCAATCTCCAGGTCTTCGCCGACCGCAATCGGGTCGAGCGCGAGGAGACCTTCGAGCTGCCCGCCGCCGCCCGCGACCGCTTCCTGATGGAGATCGGGATGGACGCGCCCCGCGACGCGGAGGCAAGGCGCGCGCTGGTGTTCGATCCGCGCTTCCACGACACCGACCGGCTGATCGGCACGGTGGCCGAGGGCGTGCTCGACCAGGCCCGCCTCGGCGCCATCGCCAGCGCGATCCAGGTGGCGATCCAGGCATCCCCGGAGATCGAGACCTACGTGGTCGGGCTCTGGGACGCGCTCGTGCGCCCGGCAGAGGCCGGGATCCGGCTGTCCGGGATCGACATGACGCGCCTGGTCCAGGGTGGCGCCTCGCCGCGCGGCCTCGCCTTCCTGGTCCGGGCGGCCCGGGTGCGCGCTTGGCTGGAAGGGCGGGACTGGCTGGTGCCGGAGGATGTCCGGGCGGTCTTCCCCGAGGTGATGGCGCACCGCATCTTCCTGGAGCCGGTCCACGAGATGCGCCGTGCCGAGATCGTCCCGGAGCTGTGCCGGGCGGTGTTCGAGACGGTGCCGGCACCATGA
- a CDS encoding MucR family transcriptional regulator translates to MNETSYGKSSNFTELAVDLVAAYVANNPVPTSELPALIARVYGAIAALASGTVPTEGSTAAPAAVDRPSAAQIRKSVQHDGIVSFIDGKTYKTLKRHLSANGLSPQSYRERYGLPTDYPMVAPSYAEQRSALAKAIGLGQPGSMAKRNGKAA, encoded by the coding sequence ATGAACGAGACATCCTATGGGAAATCGTCCAACTTCACCGAGTTGGCCGTTGATCTTGTCGCGGCCTATGTCGCGAACAACCCCGTCCCGACCAGCGAACTGCCGGCCTTGATCGCCCGGGTGTATGGGGCGATCGCCGCCCTGGCATCCGGCACCGTGCCGACCGAGGGCAGCACCGCTGCGCCGGCTGCCGTCGACAGGCCGAGCGCGGCCCAGATCCGCAAGTCGGTCCAGCATGACGGGATCGTCAGCTTCATCGACGGCAAGACCTACAAGACGCTCAAGCGGCACCTGTCGGCTAACGGTCTCAGCCCGCAGAGCTACCGCGAGCGCTACGGCCTCCCCACCGACTACCCGATGGTCGCCCCGAGCTACGCCGAGCAGCGCTCCGCCCTCGCCAAGGCGATCGGTCTGGGCCAGCCCGGCTCGATGGCCAAGCGCAACGGCAAGGCCGCCTGA
- a CDS encoding MxaH protein, protein MRRGLASLVAASLVVAGLVLAACDRAQESGSEEGQAVVARTAESELPPWLSPTDGTDPARWLAGREAGHPVPAGSEPVRVLQDALAEARTAFIEDPRMIANRTAQLGQMLAEIGKTERYALLLTGFSAVAARRGRHKSLYGEMCQHYFNTRARGVDHAAALALLADRFAPGLNSGAAP, encoded by the coding sequence GTGAGGCGGGGGCTCGCCAGCCTGGTGGCCGCAAGCCTGGTGGTCGCCGGCCTCGTGCTCGCCGCCTGCGACCGGGCCCAGGAATCGGGATCGGAGGAGGGGCAGGCCGTGGTGGCACGGACCGCGGAGAGCGAGTTGCCGCCCTGGCTGTCCCCCACGGATGGGACGGACCCGGCGCGCTGGCTCGCCGGCCGGGAGGCCGGGCACCCGGTGCCGGCCGGGTCGGAGCCCGTCCGGGTGCTTCAGGATGCGCTGGCGGAAGCCCGGACCGCCTTCATCGAGGATCCGCGCATGATCGCCAACCGCACGGCCCAGCTTGGGCAGATGCTGGCCGAAATCGGCAAGACCGAGCGATACGCTCTGCTGCTGACCGGCTTCAGCGCAGTCGCGGCCCGGCGCGGCCGCCACAAGAGTCTCTACGGAGAGATGTGCCAGCACTACTTCAACACCCGGGCCCGGGGCGTCGACCACGCCGCCGCCCTGGCGCTGCTCGCCGACCGGTTCGCGCCGGGCCTCAATTCCGGGGCGGCGCCATGA
- a CDS encoding DUF58 domain-containing protein — MTGAPSADIVYLPRWRPRGRRFGAHRGQEAGGLGTFRDQVPFLTLPDARRIDLRASLRDPFEGVHVRRFEMRNAVEVWALVDLSASMRFRGAGDRLRLAGDLCAGLAASTTRIGDGFGVIGCDRAIRADLYLPATRRRGPALDMAGRIAAARCDAAGAEGLLEAARLLFGRPRLVFLVSDFRWPQALIERVFASLALHDTVPVLLADSAEDAGLPDWGLAELDDLEGAGRRLVFLRPALKRRWIAREQARREALRRTAAASSARVPFHLVDRFDAQALTRHLLAT; from the coding sequence ATGACCGGGGCGCCCTCGGCCGACATCGTCTACCTGCCGCGCTGGCGCCCGAGGGGGCGTCGCTTCGGGGCGCATCGCGGCCAGGAGGCCGGCGGGCTGGGCACCTTCCGGGACCAGGTTCCGTTCCTCACCCTGCCGGATGCCCGCCGGATCGACCTGCGGGCGAGCCTGCGCGACCCGTTCGAGGGCGTGCATGTCCGGCGCTTCGAGATGCGCAACGCCGTCGAGGTCTGGGCACTGGTGGACCTTTCGGCCTCGATGCGCTTCCGCGGCGCCGGCGACCGCCTCCGTCTCGCGGGGGACCTCTGCGCCGGGCTCGCCGCCTCGACAACCCGGATCGGCGACGGGTTCGGGGTGATCGGGTGCGACCGCGCAATCCGGGCGGACCTCTACCTGCCGGCGACCCGTCGGCGCGGACCGGCCCTCGACATGGCCGGCCGGATCGCCGCGGCACGCTGCGACGCGGCCGGCGCGGAGGGCCTGCTGGAGGCCGCCCGCCTTCTGTTCGGCCGGCCGCGGCTGGTCTTCCTCGTCTCCGATTTCCGCTGGCCGCAGGCCCTGATCGAGCGGGTCTTCGCGTCGCTCGCCCTCCACGACACGGTCCCGGTCCTGCTCGCCGACAGCGCCGAGGATGCGGGCCTGCCGGATTGGGGGCTCGCCGAACTCGACGACCTCGAAGGCGCCGGCCGCCGCCTCGTGTTCCTGCGCCCGGCCCTGAAGCGACGCTGGATCGCCCGTGAGCAGGCCCGGCGCGAGGCGCTGCGCAGAACCGCCGCGGCGTCCTCGGCGCGGGTGCCGTTCCACCTGGTCGACCGCTTCGACGCCCAGGCGCTGACCCGCCACCTGCTGGCGACCTGA
- a CDS encoding PAS domain-containing protein: MGQRSKTPVNAIDGFSEPLDRLRAALEASCVVGVWDWDIVRSTVVYDAGAARLLAGDPALADKDLDGFTSMAAVHPADHAWLLDHVQQASRTGGLVVAEYRVVAQDGTVRWLLSRGRTFKDPNGRAVRSRGIIIDITEMHQGSERYVFSNLSAPVDSLERAADLAIELKRTLESETPPEIRAAADVLLMSLGRAIARSSGNR, translated from the coding sequence ATGGGACAGCGTTCGAAGACGCCGGTCAACGCGATCGACGGCTTCAGTGAACCGCTCGACCGCCTCCGCGCCGCCCTCGAGGCGTCGTGCGTGGTTGGTGTCTGGGACTGGGACATCGTCCGCAGCACGGTGGTGTATGATGCCGGCGCCGCGCGGTTGCTGGCCGGCGATCCCGCCTTGGCGGATAAGGACCTCGACGGCTTCACCAGCATGGCCGCCGTGCATCCCGCCGATCACGCCTGGCTGCTCGATCACGTCCAGCAGGCGTCGAGGACCGGCGGCCTTGTGGTCGCCGAGTACCGGGTCGTCGCGCAGGACGGCACGGTGCGCTGGCTGCTCAGCCGGGGCCGCACGTTCAAGGACCCGAACGGGCGGGCGGTCCGCTCCCGGGGCATCATCATCGACATCACCGAGATGCATCAGGGCAGCGAGCGCTACGTCTTCAGCAACCTGTCGGCCCCGGTCGATTCGCTGGAGCGGGCGGCCGACCTGGCCATCGAGCTCAAGCGCACCCTCGAATCCGAGACCCCGCCCGAGATCAGGGCCGCCGCGGACGTGCTGCTGATGAGCCTCGGCCGCGCGATCGCGCGAAGCAGCGGGAACCGCTGA
- a CDS encoding DUF1440 domain-containing protein, with translation MRVNATVVPKHAFRTALAAGFVGGNLSSFVKWGSEILFPPREAGRIAPPFAILKWFGLGVEDMTYTFTGHVINYGGALMHQGFSIVFGLFYCLAAVSCPLVTLGQGLAFGAIVTLLFHGILLPLGGWGPPLWQISGHEAFSEVFGHLLWAWTIEIVRRDRMGSRPRAVRS, from the coding sequence ATGCGCGTCAACGCGACGGTTGTTCCGAAGCATGCGTTCAGGACGGCGCTGGCCGCCGGGTTCGTGGGCGGAAACCTGTCGAGCTTCGTCAAATGGGGCTCGGAGATCCTGTTCCCGCCCCGAGAGGCCGGCCGTATCGCGCCGCCCTTCGCCATCCTCAAATGGTTCGGCCTCGGCGTCGAGGACATGACCTACACATTCACCGGGCACGTCATCAATTACGGCGGCGCGCTGATGCACCAGGGGTTCTCGATCGTCTTCGGCCTGTTCTACTGCCTCGCCGCCGTCAGCTGTCCGCTCGTGACCCTGGGGCAGGGCCTGGCCTTCGGCGCGATCGTCACCCTCCTGTTTCACGGCATCCTGTTGCCGCTGGGTGGGTGGGGGCCGCCGCTGTGGCAGATCTCCGGCCATGAGGCGTTCTCCGAGGTATTCGGCCACCTGCTCTGGGCTTGGACGATCGAGATCGTCCGGCGCGACAGGATGGGTTCGCGCCCCCGTGCCGTCCGGTCCTGA